Proteins encoded within one genomic window of Humulus lupulus chromosome 1, drHumLupu1.1, whole genome shotgun sequence:
- the LOC133808708 gene encoding FRIGIDA-like protein 3 yields MAETEQVVTGSSSLLEQLSKVVHELEDHKNASEDRVQWMEIEEHFRNLETTLRMKLEEFECKEKEFIEKEAEIHKSLADRESAVTAKEQDLLDRVQELKDAAVAVIGEAQLNHQRTVSESVDNGDSIITKVSSSLGVTNCPEDLPHKMGKNSEASALDFKPHPELVQFCKQMDAKGLLKYTMENLNKLHVVREELSFALETASEPTRLVLDSLEGFYPPDETNKLGDESLAALQGMHKSCCMFMEAMAALLARADPGADHLLNPETKQHAKAIADEWKPKLTSASTDAANGISLEAEAFLQLLATFRIASDFDEEELCKLVLAVAQHRQAPELCRSLGLTHKVPGLIELLVNSGKQINAVHFIHAFQLTESFPPVPLLKTYLKDLRRNSQGKGENTGVSSGGQEDVNAQELAALKAVIRCVEEYKLEADYPLEPLQKRVAQLERSQTDKKKRGGEHGKRQQTKKQKSSGRFRGYNRPGFAPATGRQGPLYNDRALRAGIPERYPRTDPDAYGYQVPSQAACAQQATDHRLYYYPQDGRVTPSSYNAAPPNYGGYAGSGLLPSNQPYL; encoded by the exons ATGGCTGAGACAGAGCAAGTTGTTACTGGTTCATCCTCTCTGTTAGAACAGCTAAGTAAGGTAGTGCATGAGCTGGAAGATCACAAGAATGCCTCTGAGGACAGAGTTCAGTGGATGGAAATTGAGGAGCACTTTCGCAACCTTGAGACAACGTTAAGGATGAAACTTGAAGAATTTGAATGCAAAGAGAAGGAATTTATAGAGAAAGAAGCTGAAATCCATAAAAGTCTTGCAGATAGAGAGTCAGCTGTCACTGCCAAAGAGCAAGATCTGTTGGATCGAGTGCAGGAACTAAAAGATGCTGCTGTTGCTGTCATTGGAGAAGCACAATTAAATCACCAACGTACAGTTTCAGAGTCAGTTGACAATGGAGATAGCATAATTACCAAGGTAAGCAGCTCTCTTGGTGTCACAAATTGTCCTGAGGATTTGCCTCATAAAATGGGTAAAAACTCTGAAGCGTCGGCTTTAGATTTTAAGCCACATCCAGAACTTGTACAATTTTGCAAGCAGATGGATGCAAAAGGACTATTGAAATATACCATGGAGAATCTTAATAAACTTCATGTTGTTCGTGAGGAACTTTCTTTTGCACTAGAAACTGCAAGTGAACCAACCCGTTTGGTGCTGGATTCACTGGAGGGGTTTTACCCTCCTGATGAAACTAACAAACTGGGGGATGAGAGTCTTGCTGCCCTTCAGGGCATGCACAAATCTTGTTGTATGTTTATGGAAGCCATGGCTGCCTTATTGGCAAGGGCTGACCCAGGTGCTGATCACCTTTTGAACCCTGAGACCAAGCAGCATGCCAAGGCAATTGCTGATGAGTGGAAACCTAAGTTGACTAGTGCTAGCACTGATGCTGCCAATGGGATATCATTGGAAGCAGAGGCGTTTTTGCAGCTCCTCGCTACTTTTAGGATTGCTtctgattttgatgaagaagaacTCTGCAAGCTTGTTCTTGCAGTTGCTCAACACAGGCAGGCACCTGAGCTCTGCCGCTCTCTTGGGTTAACACACAAAGTGCCAG GCCTTATTGAATTGTTGGTCAACAGCGGGAAACAAATTAATGCTGTACATTTTATTCATGCCTTCCAACTTACTGAAAGCTTCCCTCCTGTGCCTCTCCTGAAGACATACTTGAAAGACTTGAGGAGAAATTCACAAGGGAAGGGTGAGAACACAGGCGTTTCCAGTGGTGGTCAG GAGGATGTTAATGCACAAGAACTTGCTGCTTTAAAGGCTGTAATCAGGTGCGTTGAAGAGTATAAGCTTGAAGCTGACTACCCACTTGAACCACTTCAGAAAAGGGTTGCCCAATTGGAGAGATCCCAAACTGATAAGAAAAAGAGGGGTGGTGAGCATGGTAAACGGCAACAGACAAAAAAACAAAAGTCCAGTGGAAGATTTCGAGGATATAATCGGCCTGGTTTTGCTCCTGCTACTGGTAGACAGGGTCCTCTTTACAACGACAGGGCACTGCGCGCAGGAATTCCAGAAAGATATCCTCGTACTGATCCGGATGCCTATGGTTACCAAGTTCCTAGCCAGGCTGCTTGTGCTCAGCAAGCTACTGATCATAGATTATACTATTATCCCCAGGATGGAAGGGTTACACCAAGCTCATATAATGCTGCTCCACCAAATTATGGTGGATACGCAGGCAGTGGATTGCTGCCTTCAAACCAGCCGTATCTGTAG